In Tenrec ecaudatus isolate mTenEca1 chromosome 5, mTenEca1.hap1, whole genome shotgun sequence, the following are encoded in one genomic region:
- the MYC gene encoding myc proto-oncogene protein translates to MPLNVNFASRNYDLDYDSVQPYFFDEEENFYQQQQQSELQPPAPSEDIWKKFELLPTPPLSPSRRSGLCSPSYNLAFASFSPGGDGGGGGSFSTADQLEMVTELLGGDMVNQSFICDPDDETFIKNIIIQDCMWSGFSAAAKLVSEKLASYQAARKDSSCQSPVRGHDACSTSSLYLQDLSAAASECIDPSVVFPYPLHEGGSPKPCSSPDSTAFSSSDSLLSAESSPLASPETPALHEETPPTTSSDSEEEQEDEEIDVVSVEKRQPPAKRSEAGSPPARGHSKPPHSPLVLKRCHVSTHQHNYAAPPSTRRDYPATKRAKLDSGRVLKQISNNRKCASPRSSDTEENDKRRTHNVLERQRRNELKRSFFALRDQIPELENNEKAPKVVILKKATAYILAIQAEEQRLLSEKDLLRKRRDQFKHKLEQLRNSCACA, encoded by the exons ATGCCGCTCAACGTCAACTTCGCCAGCAGGAATTACGACCTGGACTACGACTCGGTGCAGCCCTATTTCTTCGACGAGGAGGAGAATTtctaccagcagcagcagcagagcgaGTTGCAGCCGCCGGCGCCCAGCGAGGATATCTGGAAGAAATTCGAGCTGCTGCCCACCCCGCCCCTGTCCCCAAGTCGCCGCTCCGGGCTCTGCTCCCCCTCCTACAACCTGGCCTTCGCGTCCTTCTCCCCCGGGGGagacggtggcggcggcggcagctttTCCACGGCGGACCAGTTGGAGATGGTGACCGAGCTGCTGGGGGGGGACATGGTAAACCAGAGCTTCATCTGCGACCCGGACGACGAGACCTTCATCAAAAACATCATCATCCAGGACTGTATGTGGAGCGGCTTCTCTGCCGCAGCCAAACTGGTTTCGGAGAAGCTGGCCTCCTACCAGGCTGCGCGCAAAGACAGCAGCTGCCAGAGCCCAGTCCGCGGCCACGACGCCTGCTCCACCTCCAGTCTGTACCTGCAGGACCTGAGCGCCGCCGCCTCTGAGTGCATTGACCCCTCCGTCGTCTTCCCCTACCCGCTCCACGAAGGCGGCTCGCCCAAGCCCTGCTCCTCGCCGGACTCCACCGCCTTCTCGTCCTCGGACTCCCTGCTCTCGGCCGAGTCCTCCCCATTGGCCAGCCCCGAGACCCCAGCGCTCCACGAGGAGACACCCCCCACGACCAGCAGCGACTCTG AGGAAGAACAAGAGGATGAGGAAATCGATGTTGTTTCTGTGGAAAAGAGGCAGCCCCCCGCCAAAAGGTCAGAAGCGGGGTCACCCCCTGCCAGAGGCCACAGCAAGCCTCCCCACAGTCCGCTGGTGCTCAAGAGGTGTCATGTCTCCACCCATCAGCACAACTACGCCGCCCCGCCCTCCACCAGGAGGGACTACCCGGCCACCAAGAGGGCCAAGTTGGACAGTGGCAGGGTCCTGAAACAGATCAGCAACAACCGCAAATGTGCCAGCCCCAGGTCCTCAGACACGGAGGAGAACGACAAGAGGCGGACACATAACGTTTTGGAACGCCAGAGGAGGAACGAGCTGAAACGAAGCTTTTTCGCCCTCCGAGACCAGATCCCCGAGTTGGAAAACAACGAAAAGGCCCCCAAGGTAGTGATCCTTAAAAAAGCCACGGCGTACATCTTGGCCATCCAAGCGGAGGAGCAGAGGCTCCTCTCGGAGAAGGACCTGTTGCGTAAACGGAGGGATCAGTTTAAACACAAACTCGAACAGCTACGGAACTCTTGCGCGTGTGCTTAA